From the Thermodesulfovibrionales bacterium genome, one window contains:
- the rpmG gene encoding 50S ribosomal protein L33, with protein sequence MRDIILFQCTECKNRNYSSMKNKKNTTDKLQLKKYCNNCRRHTVHKETKA encoded by the coding sequence ATGAGAGATATCATACTGTTTCAGTGTACAGAGTGCAAAAATAGAAACTATTCAAGTATGAAGAACAAGAAGAATACTACGGACAAACTTCAACTGAAGAAGTATTGCAACAACTGCAGGCGACACACGGTACATAAGGAGACTAAGGCGTAG
- the secE gene encoding preprotein translocase subunit SecE — MIEKIKEFFGDVKVEIRKVVYPTREELIGSTWVVITTVVVISVFLGFVDSGLSKIVKIALR; from the coding sequence ATGATTGAAAAGATAAAAGAGTTCTTCGGGGATGTGAAGGTAGAGATAAGGAAGGTCGTTTATCCGACGAGAGAGGAACTCATCGGTTCCACGTGGGTCGTCATAACAACCGTCGTTGTCATCTCTGTCTTCCTGGGATTTGTCGATTCCGGTCTCTCGAAGATAGTGAAGATAGCGTTAAGGTAG
- the nusG gene encoding transcription termination/antitermination protein NusG: MGKNWYVVHTYSGYEEKVKLSIEDKVEKKDLKEKITRILIPTERVIELRGGKKRESDKKFYPGYVLVEMELDDETWHLVRSTPRVTGFVGGTKPFPLPDEEVDIVLQQLEKGPAAQVKTQFQKGESVRIIDGPFTNFVGFIDEVDMDHGRLKVMVSIFGRQTPVELNFFQVEKA, encoded by the coding sequence ATGGGAAAGAACTGGTATGTAGTACATACGTATTCGGGCTATGAGGAGAAGGTAAAACTCAGCATAGAGGATAAGGTTGAGAAGAAAGACCTGAAGGAAAAGATAACAAGGATTCTCATTCCGACAGAGCGGGTCATAGAACTCAGGGGCGGCAAGAAGAGGGAGAGCGACAAGAAATTTTATCCCGGGTATGTCCTCGTCGAGATGGAACTCGATGACGAGACGTGGCATCTTGTGAGAAGTACCCCGAGGGTGACCGGCTTTGTGGGCGGAACGAAGCCTTTCCCCCTGCCTGATGAAGAAGTCGATATCGTGCTGCAACAGCTCGAGAAGGGGCCTGCTGCCCAGGTCAAGACCCAGTTCCAAAAGGGTGAGAGCGTCCGGATCATCGATGGTCCGTTCACCAATTTTGTCGGATTTATCGATGAAGTCGATATGGACCACGGACGGCTGAAGGTTATGGTCAGCATCTTTGGCAGGCAGACACCGGTTGAGCTTAACTTTTTCCAGGTCGAAAAGGCATAG
- the rplK gene encoding 50S ribosomal protein L11: MAKKEITAQVKLQIPAGKANPAPPVGPALGPHGVNIMEFCKAFNSQTQAMGDTIIPVVLTVYADRSFTFITKTPPASELIKKAAGVVKGSGTPNKEKVGKLTAEQVMEIAKTKLPDLNAYSLEKAAAIIRGTARSMGVDVSD, from the coding sequence ATGGCAAAAAAGGAAATCACGGCACAGGTAAAACTGCAGATACCTGCTGGTAAGGCAAATCCTGCGCCCCCTGTCGGACCGGCACTGGGGCCGCACGGCGTTAACATAATGGAATTTTGCAAGGCATTTAATTCGCAGACCCAGGCTATGGGTGATACGATCATACCCGTTGTCCTGACGGTATACGCCGACAGGTCCTTCACTTTTATAACCAAGACCCCACCTGCTTCGGAACTCATTAAGAAGGCAGCAGGCGTTGTCAAGGGTTCCGGTACACCGAACAAGGAGAAGGTCGGAAAATTAACTGCCGAACAGGTGATGGAAATAGCGAAGACGAAACTACCTGATCTCAATGCATACTCTCTCGAAAAGGCGGCCGCGATTATCAGGGGCACCGCGAGGAGTATGGGGGTAGACGTCAGCGACTGA